In Polynucleobacter ibericus, a genomic segment contains:
- a CDS encoding O-succinylhomoserine sulfhydrylase, producing the protein MKSKTTRQKPDFSKLALETLAVRAGTRRTAEYQEHSEAMFLTSSFCFDSAELAADGFAHADQGFIYSRFTNPTVSMFQDRLAALEGGEACIATSSGMAAIMTMAMAHLQAGDHVVCSRSVFGATIQLFTNILGRFGITTTYVDLADTKSWQTAVQPNTKLFYLETPSNPLTEIADIKAIAKIAKKAGALFAVDNCFCTPALQKPLALGADVVIHSATKYLDGQGRVVGGAIVGSKDFIMGKLFPYVRTAGPTLSAFNAWVFLKGLETLELRMKQQSHNALALAQWLEKQPGVERVYHPGLKSHPQHALAMRQQKEGGAILSFTLKGGKKAAFKLINQTKLCSITANLGDTRTTITHPATTTHCRVTPEARKAAGITDGLVRIAVGLENINDLKSDLVGGLKK; encoded by the coding sequence ATGAAGAGCAAAACTACCCGTCAAAAACCAGATTTTTCTAAGTTAGCGCTAGAGACCTTGGCTGTTCGCGCTGGCACTCGTCGTACGGCTGAGTATCAAGAGCACTCAGAAGCGATGTTCCTAACCTCCAGTTTTTGTTTTGATAGCGCCGAGTTAGCTGCCGATGGTTTTGCACATGCTGACCAAGGCTTTATCTATTCTCGTTTTACCAACCCAACTGTGAGCATGTTCCAGGATCGCTTGGCTGCACTAGAGGGTGGCGAGGCTTGTATTGCAACGTCATCTGGCATGGCTGCCATCATGACGATGGCGATGGCGCATTTGCAGGCAGGGGACCACGTTGTATGTTCTCGCTCGGTATTTGGTGCAACGATTCAGTTGTTCACCAATATTTTGGGTCGCTTTGGCATTACAACAACATACGTTGATTTGGCTGATACCAAGTCGTGGCAGACCGCTGTCCAACCAAACACTAAACTCTTTTACTTAGAAACTCCTTCTAATCCTTTGACTGAGATTGCTGATATCAAAGCTATTGCAAAGATAGCAAAGAAGGCAGGCGCCTTATTTGCTGTTGACAACTGCTTCTGTACTCCAGCATTGCAAAAACCATTGGCGCTCGGTGCTGATGTCGTGATTCATTCGGCAACTAAGTACTTAGATGGTCAGGGTCGAGTTGTTGGTGGAGCCATTGTGGGTAGTAAAGATTTCATCATGGGTAAGTTATTCCCATATGTGCGCACTGCAGGACCAACCCTTTCTGCATTTAATGCTTGGGTATTCCTAAAAGGCTTAGAGACTTTAGAGCTTCGCATGAAGCAGCAGAGTCATAATGCGCTGGCTTTGGCTCAATGGCTTGAGAAGCAGCCTGGAGTCGAACGTGTTTACCATCCAGGTTTGAAGTCTCATCCTCAGCATGCCTTGGCAATGCGCCAGCAAAAAGAGGGCGGGGCAATCCTGTCTTTCACGCTTAAGGGCGGTAAGAAGGCTGCCTTCAAGCTCATTAATCAAACCAAGCTTTGCTCAATTACTGCAAACTTGGGTGACACTCGCACAACTATTACGCACCCAGCCACTACAACACATTGCCGCGTAACACCTGAAGCCAGAAAAGCTGCCGGCATTACTGATGGTTTAGTACGTATTGCAGTTGGACTCGAGAATATCAATGATCTCAAAAGCGATTTGGTTGGCGGGCTCAAGAAATAA
- a CDS encoding class I SAM-dependent methyltransferase produces the protein MSFADATQFWNERFDKEEFIFGKEPNEYLVEKTNQYLKPKNKVLCIADGEGRNGVWLAKQGMQVIAFDASDIALAKAKQFAKDNHVNVEYSFSDTDSFAWQANSYDAVIGIFIQFADPAMRERIFRQTYQALKPGGIFILQGYTPKQLEYKTGGPSLIEHLYTEALIRDLAKEFQILELVSYEKGLSEGPRHTGMSAILGLVAQK, from the coding sequence ATGAGCTTTGCTGATGCAACTCAGTTCTGGAATGAGCGCTTTGATAAAGAGGAGTTCATCTTTGGTAAAGAGCCGAATGAGTATTTGGTTGAGAAAACAAATCAATACCTAAAGCCCAAGAACAAGGTGCTATGTATCGCTGATGGCGAAGGGCGTAACGGTGTCTGGCTTGCTAAACAAGGAATGCAAGTCATTGCCTTTGATGCGTCCGATATCGCGCTAGCCAAAGCAAAACAGTTTGCTAAAGATAATCATGTCAATGTTGAATATTCATTTTCAGATACTGATAGCTTTGCTTGGCAAGCAAATTCTTATGATGCAGTGATTGGTATTTTTATCCAGTTTGCTGACCCCGCAATGCGTGAGCGTATCTTTAGGCAAACATATCAAGCACTCAAGCCAGGTGGCATCTTTATTCTGCAGGGCTATACACCCAAACAGCTTGAATATAAAACTGGTGGACCATCTTTAATAGAGCATCTCTATACAGAAGCGTTAATTCGGGATCTCGCTAAAGAGTTTCAGATTCTTGAGCTAGTAAGTTATGAGAAAGGGCTCTCTGAAGGACCAAGACACACTGGTATGTCTGCAATTTTGGGTTTAGTTGCTCAAAAATGA
- a CDS encoding Crp/Fnr family transcriptional regulator, which produces MKIIEIKSAWQGNSDCSVCSIRSSALFAELNEEDFSKIHSPIDDLRFEANAGIYTQGDSSEYLYTLREGYIKLLHINSDGSSRIVRLVMPGDLFGMEALLEERYAHSASALSNVHLCRIPKAIISSLGEESPRLHRQIVKKWGEALAQSESWFSEINTGRIEVRLARFFLRVAKVSGEMAVAPLFKREDMGLMMDVKFETISRALASMAEQGLISNISRLSIQIPNMEKLKSFSQAGS; this is translated from the coding sequence ATGAAGATCATTGAAATTAAAAGTGCATGGCAGGGTAACAGCGATTGCAGTGTATGTTCCATTCGAAGTTCTGCCTTATTCGCCGAGTTGAATGAGGAAGATTTTTCCAAAATTCATTCGCCTATTGATGATCTGCGCTTTGAAGCCAATGCAGGTATCTATACACAGGGTGATTCTTCGGAGTATCTGTATACATTGCGCGAAGGGTATATTAAGTTATTGCACATTAACTCTGATGGCTCCAGCAGAATCGTACGATTAGTTATGCCTGGAGATCTATTTGGTATGGAAGCCTTGTTAGAGGAGCGCTATGCACATTCCGCTAGCGCTTTGTCGAACGTTCATTTATGCCGCATTCCAAAAGCAATCATCTCCAGCCTGGGCGAAGAGTCGCCACGTTTACACCGCCAGATAGTAAAAAAATGGGGTGAGGCTTTAGCTCAATCTGAATCTTGGTTTTCTGAAATCAATACCGGCCGAATTGAAGTGCGCTTAGCCCGCTTTTTTCTCAGGGTGGCAAAAGTATCGGGGGAGATGGCAGTTGCACCGCTCTTTAAGCGCGAGGATATGGGCTTAATGATGGATGTGAAGTTTGAGACTATTAGTCGAGCGCTTGCTTCTATGGCCGAGCAGGGGCTGATTTCCAACATTAGCAGATTAAGTATTCAGATTCCGAATATGGAAAAGCTTAAAAGCTTTTCTCAAGCAGGGTCTTAA
- a CDS encoding high-potential iron-sulfur protein, producing the protein MKNSRRQFMILSAAGACTLALNGNVQAQAMVTETDPQAAALGYKAVATAVDKAKYPKYATGQECDNCALFQGKVGDATGGCSLFGTKKVAGKGWCSAYAKKA; encoded by the coding sequence ATGAAAAATAGTCGTCGTCAATTTATGATTTTGTCTGCTGCTGGTGCCTGTACTTTGGCATTGAATGGCAATGTTCAAGCTCAAGCAATGGTTACTGAGACTGACCCACAAGCTGCCGCTTTGGGATACAAGGCAGTTGCAACTGCTGTAGATAAAGCTAAGTATCCTAAATATGCCACCGGTCAAGAGTGCGATAACTGCGCTTTGTTCCAAGGTAAAGTGGGCGATGCAACTGGCGGCTGCTCTTTATTTGGCACTAAGAAAGTTGCTGGCAAAGGCTGGTGCTCTGCTTACGCTAAGAAGGCTTAA
- a CDS encoding rhodanese-like domain-containing protein, with amino-acid sequence MKKFIFLGLMLFSGLVSAQSAAPASPELLQIIDKSTKFVVNTPKGPVEITRVMTPCAKNKGWLQPLIPIKGVVPVDEIDVLNALNDKDSIVVDMRVVDDRVKGTIPGSVGIPYTEVAMRMDELGCKKPAAGSTKWDCSKAKKVYAFCNGPVCPQSPMAMSAMTRDGFPATKIYYYRGGMLDWDALGLTTVKGEF; translated from the coding sequence ATGAAAAAGTTTATTTTTCTTGGTCTGATGTTGTTTTCAGGCCTCGTATCAGCACAATCCGCTGCACCTGCAAGTCCTGAGCTACTGCAGATTATTGATAAATCTACCAAATTTGTCGTTAACACCCCAAAAGGTCCGGTAGAAATCACTCGTGTGATGACGCCCTGTGCCAAGAATAAGGGCTGGCTGCAACCATTGATTCCAATCAAGGGTGTTGTGCCAGTTGATGAGATTGACGTATTGAATGCACTGAATGATAAAGACTCAATCGTGGTTGATATGCGAGTGGTTGATGACCGCGTTAAAGGAACAATTCCAGGCTCAGTCGGTATACCGTACACCGAAGTAGCGATGCGTATGGATGAGTTGGGTTGCAAAAAACCTGCTGCTGGTTCAACCAAATGGGATTGCTCTAAAGCCAAGAAGGTTTATGCTTTCTGTAACGGCCCTGTTTGCCCGCAAAGCCCTATGGCAATGTCAGCGATGACACGCGACGGCTTCCCAGCAACGAAGATTTATTACTATCGTGGCGGCATGTTGGATTGGGATGCATTGGGATTAACAACCGTAAAAGGTGAGTTCTAA
- a CDS encoding YeeE/YedE thiosulfate transporter family protein, whose amino-acid sequence MRSVKMVNKAGQAKPASYMSPLLAGILLGMVLLTTFVITGHGLGATGFTTRLTAWVGMYVVPAATNANDYLGGMVEEGKPLNAWITWQVIGVALGALLSAFLAKRIHIQMDGKKFLGGAKRPMTALFGGILAGFGARVAAGCTSGLGLSGAAVLSLAGFAFLGTFFAVGLLVSRFLKEEK is encoded by the coding sequence ATGAGGTCAGTAAAGATGGTGAATAAAGCAGGGCAGGCTAAACCAGCGTCGTATATGAGCCCATTGCTAGCAGGCATCCTGCTTGGAATGGTTCTATTGACAACTTTTGTAATCACAGGTCATGGGCTTGGGGCGACAGGATTTACTACCCGTTTGACTGCGTGGGTTGGAATGTATGTTGTACCAGCTGCTACTAATGCAAATGACTATTTGGGTGGAATGGTGGAAGAAGGCAAGCCTTTAAATGCTTGGATTACCTGGCAGGTGATCGGCGTGGCTTTAGGCGCATTGTTGTCTGCATTCCTAGCAAAGAGAATTCACATTCAGATGGACGGCAAGAAGTTTCTCGGTGGCGCTAAGCGTCCGATGACGGCATTGTTTGGCGGTATCTTGGCAGGTTTTGGAGCACGTGTTGCTGCGGGTTGCACCAGTGGTCTTGGATTGTCTGGCGCCGCGGTACTCAGTTTGGCTGGATTTGCTTTCCTTGGTACATTCTTTGCGGTGGGTTTATTAGTAAGCCGCTTCTTGAAAGAGGAGAAATAA